One Nicotiana sylvestris chromosome 12, ASM39365v2, whole genome shotgun sequence genomic window carries:
- the LOC104212146 gene encoding pectin acetylesterase 11-like, producing MDFYSVVMADVFSISLLCLWTTIEADLIVKTTFLDSAVAKGAVCLDGGAPAFHFHPGTDSGVYNWLIHLQGGGWCETTSDCQNRAATDLSSKNMPTEAHFTGVLSNDPQLNPDFYNSNLVKIRYCDGGHILVILKKLTRYKPPLQRGKNFLRNHGGIVIR from the exons ATGGATTTTTACTCAGTTGTCATGGCTGATGTGTTTTCTA TTTCTCTACTGTGTCTTTGGACGACAATTGAAGCGGACCTCATTGTTAAAACAACGTTCCTCGATAGTGCCGTAGCTAAAGGCGCAG TATGCTTGGATGGAGGTGCTCCTGCATTCCACTTTCATCCAGGAACTGACTCTGGAGTTTATAACTGGCTCATTCACCTTCAG GGTGGAGGGTGGTGTGAAACCACTTCCGATTGCCAAAATCGCGCGGCTACGGACTTATCTTCAAAAAATATGCCAACTGAAGCTCATTTTACTGGAGTTCTAAGCAATGATCCTCAACTAAATCCAG ACTTCTACAACTCGAACCTAGTCAAGATTAGATATTGTGACGGAGGTCATATACTGGTGATATTGAAGAAGTTGACCC GTTACAAACCTCCACTACAGAGGGGCAAGAATTTTTTACGCAATCATGGAGGAATTGTTATACGGTAA